The Lactuca sativa cultivar Salinas chromosome 2, Lsat_Salinas_v11, whole genome shotgun sequence genome includes a window with the following:
- the LOC111902776 gene encoding uncharacterized protein LOC111902776 isoform X2, translating into MAPRTPKLVVPIDLKKKPWEQKLPLHNRWHPEIPPVAAVKTGEVFRVEMVDWTAGAIKDDNSASDVKHLDLSTVHYLSGPIRVVDEEGEAAKPGDLLVVEICNLGPLPGDEWGFTAIFDRENGGGFLTDHFPCATKAIWYFEGIYAYSPHIPGVRFPGITHPGIIGTAPSMELLNIWNERERELEENGLKSLKLCEVLHSRPLANLPLTKGCLLGKIPEGTQEWEKIANEAARTIPGRENGGNCDIKNLSRGSKIYLPVFVEGANFSTGDMHFSQGDGEVSFCGAIEMSGFLELKCEIIRGGMKEYLTPMGPTPLHVNPIFEIGPMEPRFSEWLVFEGISVDESGRQHYLDASVAYKRAVLNAIDYLSKFGYSKEQVYLLLSCCPCEGRISGIVDAPNAVATLAIPTAIFDQDIRPKTKKVPVGPRVVRNPDIPRCSYDGDLPITKNPGATG; encoded by the exons ATGGCTCCTAGAACACCAAAACTAGTGGTACCTATTGACCTAAAAAAGAAGCCATGGGAGCAAAAGCTACCATTACATAATCGTTGGCACCCTGAGATACCACCGGTTGCCGCCGTTAAGACCGGAGAAGTTTTCAGGGTGGAGATGGTGGACTGGACCGCAGGTGCTATAAAAGATGACAATTCCGCTAGTGATGTTAAACACTTAGACCTTTCGACT GTGCATTATCTGAGTGGGCCGATTAGGGTTGTTGATGAGGAAGGAGAAGCGGCTAAACCAGGGGATCTTCTTGTGGTTGAGATATGCAATTTAGGTCCTCTTCCCGGCGATGAATGGGGGTTTACGGCGATTTTTGACAGAGAAAACGGTGGCGGGTTTCTCACTGATCATTTCCCTTGTGCCACGAAAGCAATTTGGTATTTTGAAGGAATATATGCTTACTCTCCTCATATACCTGGTGTACGTTTTCCGGGTATAACACACCCTGGAATAATTGGAACTGCGCCTTCAATGGAACTTCTTAATATATGGAACGAAAGGGAGAGAGAGCTTGAAGAAAATGGTCTAAAATCATTAAAGTTATGTGAAGTTTTACATTCAAGGCCATTGGCGAATCTCCCATTAACAAAAGGCTGTCTTCTTGGCAAG ATTCCAGAAGGAACTCAAGAATGGGAGAAGATTGCCAATGAAGCTGCAAGAACGATTCCAGGAAGAGAAAATGGAGGAAACTGTGACATTAAGAATCTTAGTAGAGGTTCAAAAATTTACCTTCCAGTGTTTGTTGAAGGTGCTAACTTTAGTACAGGTGATATGCACTTCTCACAAGGCGATGGTGAAGTTTCGTTTTGTGGGGCGATTGAGATGAGTGGATTCCTTGAGCTCAA GTGTGAGATAATACGAGGGGGGATGAAAGAATACCTAACTCCAATGGGACCTACTCCTCTTCATGTAAACCCTATTTTCGAGATCGGACCAATGGAGCCTAGATTCTCAGAATGGCTTGTATTTGAAGGAATAAGCGTTGATGAAAGTGGAAGACAACATTACCTGGATGCGAGTGTTGCTTATAAGCGTGCAGTTCTGAACGCGATCGATTATCTCTCCAAATTTGGGTACTCGAAAGAACAG GTTTATCTTCTACTGTCGTGTTGTCCATGCGAAGGAAGGATTTCGGGAATTGTGGACGCTCCAAATGCTGTTGCTACTCTTGCGATTCCAACTGCTATTTTTGATCAG GATATTCGTCCGAAGACTAAGAAGGTGCCAGTAGGGCCACGGGTGGTGAGAAATCCAGATATTCCGAGATGCAGTTACGATGGGGATTTACCCATAACAAAAAATCCTGGTGCAACAGGTTGA
- the LOC111902776 gene encoding uncharacterized protein LOC111902776 isoform X1: protein MAQHGSRLVVPIDVTKKPRQQKLPLHNRWHPDIPPVAQVTVGEVFRVEMVDFSGGGITKEYTAEDIKYSDQSVVHYLSGPIRVVDEEGEAAKPGDLLVVEICNLGPLPGDEWGFTAIFDRENGGGFLTDHFPCATKAIWYFEGIYAYSPHIPGVRFPGITHPGIIGTAPSMELLNIWNERERELEENGLKSLKLCEVLHSRPLANLPLTKGCLLGKIPEGTQEWEKIANEAARTIPGRENGGNCDIKNLSRGSKIYLPVFVEGANFSTGDMHFSQGDGEVSFCGAIEMSGFLELKCEIIRGGMKEYLTPMGPTPLHVNPIFEIGPMEPRFSEWLVFEGISVDESGRQHYLDASVAYKRAVLNAIDYLSKFGYSKEQVYLLLSCCPCEGRISGIVDAPNAVATLAIPTAIFDQDIRPKTKKVPVGPRVVRNPDIPRCSYDGDLPITKNPGATG, encoded by the exons ATGGCTCAACATGGTTCAAGACTCGTGGTGCCAATTGACGTCACCAAGAAACCACGACAACAGAAGCTCCCCCTTCACAACCGGTGGCACCCCGACATACCACCGGTGGCTCAGGTCACTGTCGGGGAGGTTTTCCGGGTAGAAATGGTGGACTTTTCCGGTGGTGGTATCACCAAAGAATACACAGCCGAAGACATCAAATACTCCGATCAGTCTGTT GTGCATTATCTGAGTGGGCCGATTAGGGTTGTTGATGAGGAAGGAGAAGCGGCTAAACCAGGGGATCTTCTTGTGGTTGAGATATGCAATTTAGGTCCTCTTCCCGGCGATGAATGGGGGTTTACGGCGATTTTTGACAGAGAAAACGGTGGCGGGTTTCTCACTGATCATTTCCCTTGTGCCACGAAAGCAATTTGGTATTTTGAAGGAATATATGCTTACTCTCCTCATATACCTGGTGTACGTTTTCCGGGTATAACACACCCTGGAATAATTGGAACTGCGCCTTCAATGGAACTTCTTAATATATGGAACGAAAGGGAGAGAGAGCTTGAAGAAAATGGTCTAAAATCATTAAAGTTATGTGAAGTTTTACATTCAAGGCCATTGGCGAATCTCCCATTAACAAAAGGCTGTCTTCTTGGCAAG ATTCCAGAAGGAACTCAAGAATGGGAGAAGATTGCCAATGAAGCTGCAAGAACGATTCCAGGAAGAGAAAATGGAGGAAACTGTGACATTAAGAATCTTAGTAGAGGTTCAAAAATTTACCTTCCAGTGTTTGTTGAAGGTGCTAACTTTAGTACAGGTGATATGCACTTCTCACAAGGCGATGGTGAAGTTTCGTTTTGTGGGGCGATTGAGATGAGTGGATTCCTTGAGCTCAA GTGTGAGATAATACGAGGGGGGATGAAAGAATACCTAACTCCAATGGGACCTACTCCTCTTCATGTAAACCCTATTTTCGAGATCGGACCAATGGAGCCTAGATTCTCAGAATGGCTTGTATTTGAAGGAATAAGCGTTGATGAAAGTGGAAGACAACATTACCTGGATGCGAGTGTTGCTTATAAGCGTGCAGTTCTGAACGCGATCGATTATCTCTCCAAATTTGGGTACTCGAAAGAACAG GTTTATCTTCTACTGTCGTGTTGTCCATGCGAAGGAAGGATTTCGGGAATTGTGGACGCTCCAAATGCTGTTGCTACTCTTGCGATTCCAACTGCTATTTTTGATCAG GATATTCGTCCGAAGACTAAGAAGGTGCCAGTAGGGCCACGGGTGGTGAGAAATCCAGATATTCCGAGATGCAGTTACGATGGGGATTTACCCATAACAAAAAATCCTGGTGCAACAGGTTGA